One Parasteatoda tepidariorum isolate YZ-2023 chromosome 1, CAS_Ptep_4.0, whole genome shotgun sequence genomic window, acaattacaaaattcaaacttcaattaagaattttttttgaaaaacaaaattgcgCCAAAACCAGTCGTTTACCTTAGTACATACTAATTTTGATTAGAGTGAAAATGGTcataaatctgaaatttcaaGCACACATTCACAGTTTTATTGTTATCAAATAAACAGTAATTTCCACTTAATAATATCGCGACCAGAGAAAACagatttgttataatttaaatcctCAAACTAGCACGACGCAATTAATATTGGCGCTTTTCGCATGCAATGGTGGTATATACACACATCAGAATCTATCCTCTTCATCAAATCACCAAGCAGGTTACCTCTCACAAACCGCTTCATTGCGAGAACCTTTGTGTCCGATCGCCCAACAAACCATTCCGACCAAATCCAAATGGACAAAAGGATAGACTAAATAGTATGAATCCAACTGGACATAACCCGGTATACCCCGTAAAACGGACCCTCATACTCGATTACATCGCCAAGTTCGCTTCATCACGCTGGACTACCTCTGTAAGGGGGACCCCTACACAATTTGTGGTGTTCCATGCTTTGTGAGGTTTCGTTTCTGTTGGCCGTTCCTATTGATCAGGACCAAGACTACTTCGCAATTAGGAAAAGACTGAATGCTTCATTCGGCCAGAACTCTTCGATTTAGAGGGGTATTTAGTGTGGTGGGGTGAATAGTTTCCTCAAACAAGTCACTTTCGTTATGTATAATTGAGGGACTGTATGGGATGGAGAGTCGGTAATAAAACTAGTTTAGGGAACGGTCTTGGATGCTATTATTGGATCCCTCATTACTTGTCCTCCCCCCCCCATCACGATCCTCTTTTGTCTTGAGTGGCTTTTTGAATGTGCTCTCACGCGTGATGTCTAAACTGATACTATTTGCCTTTGTAAACAGCTCAATATTAAAACCGTGGAAATAAGTTAATATTGGTTTTGAAACGTGAATTTGCAGTAAGCTATTGATGCTTTGAAACTTTCGGAAAATATGAccctttatataaaatataatgatgcaTTGAATGAAGTTTATTGTAGGgcttatattatgaaattttttaaatacgaattgaagtatattacataaaaaatctaTGGCTGAAGTTAACTTGATATGAAAGACTGAATGCatcattatatttcaaataaagagcctttatatgaaatataataattcattaaatgaatTGCATCGCAGGGATCATGTATTGAAATTTCTCAAACAGGAATTGAAgtagaatacaaaaaaagttaataattatgaaaaaacttcACATAAACTTACacccatttaaaaaatgtaaggggatatttaaccaaaaattttggggacaaaaagatatttattagaaaaaatttaaaattacttttactgtttattacaatgtattttaaatgcaatgtttATAAAACCGCTTGTAAAATTAAGGATATTACCACGGTAATTACCAAggagataaataaataaggggTCAGCAGCCtaaaaactgtaataatttcttataaatcaaAAGCAAGTGCCTCCATTGCTTAAATGTTTATTCCAACAGCTTGCCTTGTGGTCAGTACtactacactgcaaaaaatttcggGTTAAATAACGGTAAAAACAACTACACTCGGGGTGCAGAATccgtaaaagaaatttttactgaaaaatttaattccatactttttaaagtaatatttgctTAATTACAGTGTTTCAGTGATTTTGCagtaaatattgttataaaatcgaattttttgtttcagaaaattttgcgGTAAAAAAGTACTGTCATTTCGAATGACTgttctttttaccgtaaattgaTCCGGGATATTTAATAGTGTACaatttattggtttaataaTCCTTTGAGAACTTAAACCTTTATCAAAATGGCCTTCCATTTTTCAAGGTTCTGGACTTTAAAATAGTTCAgttctaaattttcatatttttcctgGTTTTGTTCAACATCCTTCAACCTCATTCTCCTTCGTCTTTTACGTGAGCTGGAATCACCAGGCttcgaattgaaaaaaaaatttccacatatttatttttaatcaccaGTTTAATGCGATCAACTCTCTTTAAATCAGCTTTTTATCCGTGTTTTTGCACAATCTTAAATTCTGCACACTTCATTATTTTtggcaagtttaaaatttttccccgTTAACTTTCTTTCTGATTGACTTTggcttaaattttaagttattcttaGAACCTCTCCTAACCTCCTGCTTCAGATGATCATCTGAATGGAAACCAAAACTTTTTCAGATCATCAAAACGCTGAGAAATCATACTTTGAAAACTCTGGGCTCTATGGTAGGTGATAAATGATTAATATATCGagtaagtcatgaaaaattcgacgtgaaatgaataaatagaaattcagtaaataataaaaaaaacaacaagactttcatttattcagattttagaaaaaaaaacagataataaCATTACACACAATTATTTTGCAGACAGGCAATCCTTAAATTAATGACTGTAATAGAAAATAAGTGTGGCAGTTGGTGTAGATTGACTAATTGAAGTAGATGATGAGAAACATGAccataatcataattaaaacttttatttcgttACTGACATCGAGGTGCAAAACAATTATTAGCCAAAggacatttcaaataaaaccataaattttgctttgataggaataaggacaggccatgggagaTAAATCTCTCACGACCTGTATAATCAGAAGCCTgcataatcaaaaataagttttacattaACGGTTTTGGAGTACAGAAGAGATCCAGAAGAGCTGATTTTATGTAGAAAGGTCTCCGGTTTGAATCCCGCTTCGGACATGGATGTAATTTCTATCTCTTTGTTCTATCTGCCTTTCTTATGTTGTTAGGGTGACATTGATCCACCCATATGGTGTCCATGACAAAAAGATCGTTATATATCGAGTGAGTAATGGAAAATTcgaagtgaaataaataaatagaaattcagtaaataatttaaaaaaataagacttttatttatgcagattttagaaaaaaaacttagattattgattatttcaattttagactTTTTGATTCTCATTTAATTGTGCGGTACTGTAATTTCAATTAACTCTTTACTTTgtgttttccttttaaaaataaaactttcattaatgCTATCTTAATATagagttaaaacaaatttaacactTGGTTAAAATTTGATAGTAATTTATTGTGGGCATCAAATGTGATTTttcaacaattgaaaaatttaccatttaattgtgtttaaataatatgttgtatgaagtgagaaaaagaaaagatttaaacaGTCACGTCTTATTTTTTTCGGTATTTCCcaagaaattatattatagacttaataatttttacatctaTCATGTGATAAACCtaaaactgataataaaaataaatattatgcaacAATAAACTAAAGGTGATTTATGTGCTCTGGTTCATTTAAGAAGCAATGGATTGTACCTTttgaattacattattttttttactgatttcttaatgaaaacaataagcatggtaaataaaaggttttattttgtaaaattattagtcACATagtaaaatacatgaaaataaaatattatagaaacatAACATCTATCTTTTCATCAACATTTAATGTTAAcataaatcaaattgaattGAGAGTGCGCTAAAGCAAAAGGGGAAAAGAAATTCATCATTTATGGTTCTCACATTCCATAATCTAgctttaaaattacatcttaaCACTCATAGTTTTCaatataatcataaaacaaatgaatatatagaaaaaataaataaaatattcggtATTTACGTATTATCCcgttgaatatttttgctaacaTTGCACCTAAGTCATTTcggtatttttcaaatttattttagcattgcAAATGATTATAcagaaattgacaaaataataaaattacctatTGTATACTGAAaacggtataatatttaaatatgaagcatttccaaatttattttcagttttggtGAAAGTGGTCGAAGGAGGGGATAATACCCCTAATCACCAAATATTCACTCTAATGGAAAATAAACTACccaattaagatttttttcaggtaagtaagattatatattttcattagtttctGCAAAGTTCTGTAAAGTTATACTGTTGTTTAATGTAATTACAACCAATGCGATGAAATTTTGGGAATCAAGTTAAAATGATAACTTATGTATTTTGCGTTTATAAAAAGATATCGgctatattgaaataattgtttgcttttattgtaacatttgacttgactttactttaaaagattaaagttCGGGAACTTCACAATTGATTACATAAGCTCTACACTGAGatcaaatattaacaatatttgtaTTGTATTGGGTTGGAGGGAAAGTTCTGtcgtattttaatgaaaatatctgaattcatttataaaaatatgcgtttaataataatcaattatataTGCTCCATTATTTGTTACAACCTGTTGCCATCTTTCAGGTAACCTGTGAATTCCTGTTTTGTAGAAGTTCTCGTCCTTAGAGTTAAAATAGTCAGTAACTGAATTAGAAACACTTTCAAAAGACTTGAATATTTTTCCCGTTAGATAACTTTGCAGAGATCTGAACAGATAATAATCAGATGGTGCAATGTTAGGAGAATACGGTGGGTGACTAAGGATTTCCCATCCTAACGCATTCAGTTTTTGTAGTGTCATCATTGCAGTAGGCGGGCGAGCATTATCGTGGTGGAACACTATTCCTTCTCTGAACGCCAATGCTGGCCTTTTTACTTTGATAGCTGCATTAAATTTATCCAGCTGATTGCAGTACAGATCCGCGTTGATGGTTTTCCCCTGTTTCAGCAACTCGTTGTACACTGGACCTTTCCTGCCCCACCACAAACAAAGCATTACTTTTCGTTGATAGATACTTGGTTTTGGAACTGTTGCTGATGATGTTCCTGGTTTGgagtaagatttttttctcttaatattcTCGTAAAGAATCCACTTTTCATCTCCAGTAACCAGCCTGTCCAAAAACGGCTCCACATTGTGTCTAATCAGATGTGATGAACACATTCTTACACGATCAGACAAATTCTTTTCCGTTATTTCATGTGGAACCCAAACACTTTGCTTTAACACAAACCCAAGAGATTTAATGTGATCTCCAACAGTTGTATGATGAATGCCAAACTCTTCTGCAATTTCTGGACTTGTTAAATGTGGATTATTTTCCAACGTGGATTGCAAAACATCATTATCGACCTTGGATGGTCGTCCAGATAGATCACTTTCTTTGAGGGTCAGATCCCCGGAACGAAATTTGGTAAACCATCTTTGACAAGTACGAACATTTACAATATCTTTTCCAAATACCgcacataaatttttacatgcaACCGATGCGTTGCTTCCTTTTTCGTATTCATATAAAACGCAGTGTCGTAAATGCACTTTATCTACTGACatgtttttcactttaaatattacaagTAAATGATGAACGGTAAAAAAGGGTACCTTTTATATTATACagcagctgaaaaaaaaatccgattgaCTCATTAggcagatgttttttttttaattacaagaaaaatcaCCTGCCTATTTAAAATACGACAGAACTTTCCCTCCATCCCGATATAAGGCCGCgaataatcaaatttgaaatttaaagaaattcttcacattttaaaaagggGGCAAATATATAATCGAGGCAAATATATCCAATATTGGTAGTTGggataagattttattttaaatatgaatatattttaaatatgaatatattttaaatatgaatatattttaaatatgaatatacaagtattttaaatatgaatatatttgaaattaaaatatacaagcCCTTTATACACATTTGCATTTGTAGAATTGCAATAAGAAGAGGaagtaaaaaacagttttaggagtagcaagttaatatttaactaaaaaaatatcatcagcaTTTGACGAATCACTACTGAGGAATGTGGGattaaaaacaccaaaatcAGTCTGATAGTCAGTTATTTGACATTAATCAgcaatttaacattaattggAAACTCCAagcatgcaaatattttatggctttttagaaagttttctGAAAGTGTTAAAGGTAAT contains:
- the LOC107439732 gene encoding histone-lysine N-methyltransferase SETMAR-like, whose translation is MSVDKVHLRHCVLYEYEKGSNASVACKNLCAVFGKDIVNVRTCQRWFTKFRSGDLTLKESDLSGRPSKVDNDVLQSTLENNPHLTSPEIAEEFGIHHTTVGDHIKSLGFVLKQSVWVPHEITEKNLSDRVRMCSSHLIRHNVEPFLDRLVTGDEKWILYENIKRKKSYSKPGTSSATVPKPSIYQRKVMLCLWWGRKGPVYNELLKQGKTINADLYCNQLDKFNAAIKVKRPALAFREGIVFHHDNARPPTAMMTLQKLNALGWEILSHPPYSPNIAPSDYYLFRSLQSYLTGKIFKSFESVSNSVTDYFNSKDENFYKTGIHRLPERWQQVVTNNGAYIIDYY